The following is a genomic window from Campylobacter concisus.
GGATTTTTTGTCTTAGCTGAATTCTTGCATTACAACTGAGAGTGAGAGCCTTTTAAGAGCCTATTTTAGGGGCTTTCAAAAAATGTGCGCTAAATTTTTTCACTCTCATTTTCTTTACCCCCTCACAAATTCTTAGATTTTTGATTATTTATTTTAAAAATTTATTTATGAAATTTACCGCATTTATATTACTACTTCTAACAAGTATATTCTTAATAGCTTGCTCAGCTAATCAAGCAAACAAAAAGATAAGTAACTCTGAATTAGAAAACTTAGCTAAACAATATGGTGGAGTATATATATTTGATGAGAAATTTGAGAAAGAGGTAGAAATTAAAGAAAAGATAAGAAGGGAAGCAGAACTAAAAATAATAAATGCTTCTACGACCGATGCTGAAATGAGAAAGAATTTAAAAGGCTTTGACGAGAAATATCCTCAAACCCTCTCAAATGGTAAAAAATACTACACTCGTTGGATAGATTATGAAAACCAAACTGGCAAAGAAGCCAAAGTACCAGAAGTTTATATAAATAAGATAAAAGAATTTATCGGAGATGATTTTAGCAAACAAAGACCAGAATTGCTAATGCTTTATCTATATGAAGACAAAGATATGGCTATACCTGTAACTGTAAGAGTATCTTATACATATGTAAAGACCAGCTATGGCTTATATGGTAACGAAGGAAGGGGTTTTAAATTAAGTAAACAAAATTTTGTAACAAGAACTAGTAAAGATAGATTCATTCTAACAAACAACAAATTCATAAAAGCAAACAAGGACAAGTAAGTGCAAACAAAAAAATCAAATAAAGAGCTAATAAATTGCTTTAAAGACTATATTGATATATCTGATGCAAGTTATGCAATGCTTCATAATGTATTTGAGAATGAAAGAAATGGACTTGATGAGCTTTATGATAAATGAAGTAAGCTATAAAAATACTTGAAATAAACTTTTATCTGCATAATAAATTTTAATAAACCCCAAACAGCACATAATAAATTAATAATATTATAAATACAATAACAATAAAATATCCAAACTAAAATTTCAAACATAAAAGGATAATCAATGAAATTTCTAGCTATAACACTCTTACTTCTAACAAGTATATTTTTAATAGCTTGCTCAGCTAATCAAGCAAATAAAAAGATAAGTAACTCTGAACTAGAAAACTTGGCTAAACAATATGGTGGAGTATATATATTTGATGAGAAATTTGAGAAAGAGATAGAAATTAAAGAAAAGTTAAGAAGAGAAGCAGAACTAAAAATAATAAATGCTTCTACGACCGATGCTGAAATGAGAAAGAATTTAAAAGGCTTTGATGAGAAATATCCTCAAACCCTCTCAAATGGTAAAAAATATTATACTAGTTGGCTAGATTATGAAAGAGATACTGGTAAAAAAGCAGAAATTCCTGAAAAGTATATAAATAAAATAAAAGAGCTTATGGGTAGTGATAATTATAAGAAGTCACCAAATAGACCAATATTAGTGGGCTTCTATGAAGATAATAATCAAATAGTGCCTATTGAATTATCAATGTCTTATACATACTATAAAACCAAATATGGCTTATTTGGAGATGAAGGAATGGGAATTAGATTTAAAGATGAAGAGAGAATTTTTATACCAGGTGGAAACAAATTCATTCTAATAAACAATAAATTTATAAAAGCAAACAAGGACAAGTAAGTGCAAACAAAAAAATCAAATAAAGAGCTAATAAATTGCTTTAAAGACTATATTGATATAGCTGATGCAAGTTATGCAATGCTCCATAATGTATTTGAGAATGAAAGAAATGGACTTGATGAGCTTTATGATAAATTTGGTAAAGATAATGTCCCTGAAAATATTGTAAATTCTTATAGAGAAGATGAAAAGAAAAAGCCTATTTGGAGATATTCTGACAATATACATTTAGGAGATAAGATAACAGAAAGCAATCAAACCAAACAATCAAGGCTAAATAATTGTAAACTAGGTGACCCTACTGCTTATGCCCTTTGTATAGAAGCTAGATTTATGGCAGATAAATTTGTAAAAGATCCCAATAGCGAAGAAAATGAAAAACCAAAAAAATTAGAAAATAATGTTAAAAGATTTATTACAACTCCAGCTGATAAAAATGGTAATAAAGCTAATCCTAAAATTTTCTACACCACTGAATCCCTCTCCCCTCGCACAAAACTTTTTGTTAATCGCTATGAGCTAGTAAAGCACATACCTAATCAAAAATCAGGTTTTAGCTCAACTATATTTTATGATACGCTTAAGTCAAACTATATAATAGGCTTTAGAGGAACAGAGATGAAAATAAACGATCTCTTAGATGATGCCTTTATGGCTATCACATCAAGAGCGCTTATGCAAATATCTGCCTTAAAATCACTTCAGTCCTCTATGCAAGAAGCTATAAATTCTCATAGTCAAAACTTAAGTGGTTTAGATAACACCGCCAAAGACATCATCCTATCAGGTCACTCATTAGGTGGTCATCTAGCTCAAATATATGCAGTAACTTTTAAAGATAGCGGAGTAAAAGAACTTTATACCTATAACGCTCCAGGAATTTATGGTGGCATATTAGCTTCAGCTTTTACTTGGAGCTTAAGGCTTCTTAGCTTTGTAGCCAAAGCCATAGCAAAAGGTGCAAGATGGATAGCAAGGGTCATAGACAAAGATGGCTTTATAGGAAAGATGGTAGGCTCAGTCTTTAACAAGATAAAAGGTATGTTTGGCTTTAAAGATGATAAGAGCAGCGTAGACGAATATGTAGATGTGGTTAAAAATAATGAACAGGCTCAAAAGACTCTTGCAGATAAAAAGGTTAGCTCTAATATAAATAAAGCTAGCAAAGAAAAAGATATAGACATAGAGATACATCACATAGAGAGCGTTAAACAAAGTATCAATAGAGATGAAGATAGCTTTTCGAAAGATGTGGCTGTTTTGATAGAACCTACATTTTCAGTAATATCTGATCTAGGCTATAAGCTAGGCATAGATACAACTGGCGAAGTAAAGTATGAAAATACTGAGAATAGGCACTTGGTGAATATATTGATTAGATCTCACTTTTTAAAAGAGAGCGTTTTGGTTTTATATATGTTGTGTTATCTCTTGGAAAACAAAGAAAATGAAGCCAAGATAGAGGGTAAAGATATAGCTGAAGCACTTGATTATCTAAATGAATATATCCAGTCGCTTAAATTTAAACTAAAATGCATAAGATCGAAGTTAAATTTGAATGTAAATATAGATGATATAAGCGATGCTTCTATGCTAGATACGCCTTTATATATCTTTTATGCTTATTTAAATCTCTTTTACGAATATGGCAAATTTGGTGATGAAAATTTTAAGCAAGATATGGTCGGGTATATAATAGAAAATTTAGGCAGCATCATAGATAAAAATAGCAACAAAGAGGCACATCTAGTAAAGATACTAGATATAGATGATCTAGATAAACTAGATGCGACAAAGATAGTAAGTGATGCTAGAGCTGGCGATATAGATATGCTAGTGGCAATTTGTGCTTTGAATTTATTTGTATTTGAAAAAAAGATAGATGTAAATGAAATTGGCAAATATTTCTCTTATAGCAAAAATATCTATAAAAATATAACGATACTACGAGATAATAGAGTGGATATAGCAGAGGCTAGCATCTTCGTAAAAGATAGAATAGATATGCTAAAGAGCATAATAAATCTAAAATACGCGGATCTAGTAAAGCTAAAAGAAAATGAAAATTTTTTAGCTAGCATAGACTCTAAGGACATAAGCTCTAGCGATGAAGCCATAGTAATAGCTAATAATAAATCCGCTCAAAATAATGATGATGTAGCTTACAATAATAAAGTAGCAACCGATGATATAAAAGCTCTTATGAATGAGAGCGTGGGAAGTATCTTTTATAAAAACAACGATACCCTTAGTGTAAGTGCAGTGGATAAAAGTATAGTCGATGTTGAGGTATTAAAGGAGATATTTAAGCTAGATAGTAAAAATATGAATCAAAGAATATATCTAAACTCTGCTCTTTTGTCTAAAGCTAATGAAGAGGAGGATTATCCACTTTATTTTAAAGACGAAAAATATAATAGTGATGAGAATATCCCTCTAAATTTTACTCATCAGCCAAGAGATGAGGATAAAGATATAGGAAGGCTAAATGTTGCTTATAGAAATTCTCAAGCAAATATATTAAATTATTCACTACTAAATAAGAGTCTAAATATCAATCTAAAACCAATGAGCAAAAAGACCAAAGAGGCTCTTTCAAATTTAAATCAAAGGCAAAATTTACAAAAAGATAATCAATCTAAAGAAATTTCATCCACTGCAACTTCATGCCCTGTCATAGAAGACGACACTATCATTTGCCCACATGGCGGTCATGTGATCTTAAAAAGTAGAGCGGGCAGGAGTATAAGATCAGACGATCAAGGCGTGATACTTGATGTTGATTTTATAAACTCACCAATAGTAGGCTGCTCTGCTAGGACCCCATGCGTCATAGTAGCTTATGTACCAAGATCAGCACTTAGTCTAAAAAGCATGAATGATCACTACGCTGTAATGCAAGATCTAGTGCCAAACTGCCTAAGCAACACCGGTTCTTCGCTAAGGTGCATAAAAAAAGAGAATAAACTAAAACTAGAGCATAGTTTAAGTAATCCTATGTTTGAGAATAATAACCTTGCCGTACAAAATCCAAATTTAAATAAGCCATTGATCAGACTTCATATAAAAGCTTTTGCTTCTCAAATAGATAATCTTTTGGTAACTACCTATTATCTATTTGATAAAAAATTTGAAGATAAAAATGGCTTTAGCAAGATCAAACTCAATTTAGACGAGGGAAGAGACGTAGAGGATAAGAATTTAAAGGCTCTTTTAGCGGATAATTATGACGATAAGCGTTATGACATCAAAGAATTTAAACTAAGATATGGAGTGGATAAACTGAATTTGATATTTGTAGTTCCAAAGAATTTTAGCTCTCTTGATAAAGAGAACTACAAAAAGGCAAATAGCCCGGAAAGTGGGGTAGGCTTTTTTGCCAGTTTAGATGAATTTAATAGTTCTAATATAGAAAAGAATAGACGTACTTACACTTATGTTTTTATGTCTCCAACTGGAGCTAAAAGCATAGAGCTTGAGATAGCTAAAGGGCTAGATAGTGGCTATACAAATGACATAAACACAACTAGCTTTGTAATGCTTGTTAGTTGATAAATTTAAAGAGAGGGATCGTTCTTGAGATTAGATAATACAAAAATTATTAGAAGTATAGAAGACTTGCTTGACGCATTTGATGTTTTTGCTGACAAATATCAAAACATAACATTTTATTGTCGCGATTTAAACCATTTTCATGATACCAATATATTAAATGGAGATGCTTTATATAACAAGACAATCGCGAGGCTATACAATCACAAGAAAGCCAATAAAAATGTGCTTATAAAAACATATAAGTATTTAGAAAAGTCAAATTTATTTAAAAGCGAAAAAGCTGTTAACACAACCAATAAGATAACAATCAAAGATATTGATATAGATGTAGAGGTTCTTAGTAAAGAACAAGATGTAATAGCAGAATTCGTAAAAGAGCTAATAGAACTTGCAAATAATGGTAGAAGCAAAGACAATAAGATTAAAAATTTTGACGATGCATCTAGCCAGTTGGTATCTAACTATAAAAATATAGAGACAAATTTTGAGGCTATATTAGATAAGCTAAAAAATTCGCTAATCAACAAAACCAATACAATACTAAGTCGTGAAAATTTTGATAAAAGAGATGAAACCGTAAAAGCCATAGAAGAGAGCTTTAAAAATATAAAAGAAAATCTCAAAAAAGCTTCAGATGATGGCAATAAATATATTTTAAAAGAGATCACAAAATTTCTAATCAATCTTGTCGACATAAGCGATATAAAAGGATCATTTAAGCCGCTAGCTTTATTGCTGGCAGCTCCAGAGGCGATAACTACTACTACAAATATAATTGACTTTTTAAACAAAAGGGGCTTTTACGCGTTTTCTGGTCCAGCCGCTAGCTTGCTAGCTACTAAATTTGGCTTTATACTAGGTCTATTAAATACAGTGTCGTTTAATAATATATTGGTTTTTACAAATAACGATCAAAAAAGTGGAAAATTTATAGATTTTTCATGCTTTGATATAACAGCCACTAAAGCCAAGAGCAATTATGATGAGTATATTGGTATTTGTTCTGATTTTATTTTAGAGGGCGATGAGCAAAGCTTATTTGACGCTAGAGTAAGCAAAAATGAAAATGTAGACAAGTCTAAAAATATATCTATATGTAAAAACGACAAGAACAATAGCGAAGAGAGCTTACTTAAAAGGATAGAAGAGTGCGTGATCGCAAATAGAGCAAATTTTGTCTATATGCAATATCCATTTTTTAACTCTTTCAAATTTGCAAATCTCCTAAAAGACAAATCCCTAACAACAAAAGACAATACTCACAATACAAATAATAGTAGCGGCATCTCTAAAAACTATCTTGTCGTCTCAAACGCCCCCATAAGGCTAAATGCAAAGCTAAACGAGCACCTTATACAAAACATCTTAAGCTATAAGATAGAAGATAGTATAAACAGAGTTAGCGGTAAAAAGATAGTTGATCCCAAAAATGTAGGCAATGTAAAAGACTATAGTCAGTACTCTATACAAATAGGTGCCAAAAACGATGAAGACCTTTATCTTTTAAGTTTAAGCCCTTTTACGAGAGTTATTAACTCTAGGCTTGCAAAATTTGAAAAGGATATAGAGGAGTATAACTCATATATGAAAGGTGTCAAAAATTTTCATGGAAGTGACGCAAAATCAGTAGAGGTTTTAAACACCACTTTTAACGCAAAATACAAAAAATTTAATGAGGCAAATTTATATCTAGGTCGCATAAATAGACACTTTAAAAACGCCAAAGATATGGAAGAGATAGTTAATAATGAAGAGGAATTTTTAAAAGCCAATATAAAGGAATTTGAAATTTTCTTTTCAGGCTTAAATTCAAACTTGAAACATGATAAAGTGGCTTATTTTTTAAACCAATACTTTAAAATGCCTAATGAAGGGATGGAGAGTTTTGAAGCAATAGCTGATGAATCTTACAATCAAGTTTCTATAAGGACACATTATTACTACCCTGCTACAAAAATATTTCTTCTAGTGATGGGCTATTATGTCATAAGGCAGATATTTGATAGCTCTATTATTAAGCAAAAAGGATTAAAATTTTCATATCTTTCATCAAACTATGAGACACTAGAGATATTTGGTGAAACACTTAATGTTCTTTACGAAAATACATATTATATACAAGAAAATAATGCTATTGTGCCTATTTACTTCTTCAAGCAAACAAAAGAAGCAAAAAAAGAACAAGATGCTATCTGCATAGAAGAGATAGTAGAAAAAATAGAGCAAAGCCATGTAAGAAATGGTGAAAATATACTAGACGATGACTCCTATAATGAGCTAAAAGAGCTTCTTAAAAATTCTACCGGCATAGACGGAGAAAGCATAGATGATAAGAATTTTGAAAAGTATATTAAACAGATAGACGATGATGAGTATAAATATACTATAGATCTATCTTTAACATCAACATTAGATGATGCCCTATATGATATATTTCCATTTTATGGCTTTTTCATAGACAAGTCTGACGATATAATGAAAAAAGTAATTGACGCTGTGTTCTCAGGTGGTAAAGGCAATATCTTTAAGAATATTTTTATGGAGCTAATAGGAGAACTAAAAGTATTTAGTATGCTAGGCGAAGCGCCAGTTGCAAAACTAGTTCACGAAAACAACAAAAAAGCCTTGAAAAAAATCAAACAAACAGCATTTGCTGGAGTGGTCAAAGTAAAAGGCAACCAACTTCTCTATATATATGTAGATAACAAAAAAAAATCCAAACACAGCATAAAAAAAACAAAACAATGGATAGATGAATTTGAAGTAGGCATAAATGTAAAAAGACAAATAGCTATAAGTGCTGGTAAAAATTTTTTAAAAAATAGCTTAAAAACTTATGCAGAAACTTTAATACAAGCTGGATTTGGCTTTTTAGTAGATAGTTTTTTCATCAACAACTACGAACAACAAAAAAGATCTTATGAACTAATACTTCATAAGTATTTCACAAATAAATTTAATGATACCTATGCTGTTAAGAATATATCTTATGAACCTTATTCAAATAAAACAAGTGAATATACCTACTACCCTATAGAGATATACTCATCTTTTATAAATATAGATCTAAAAAGAACTATTATAGGAGGAAGACTATCTAGTGGAGGACTAGACTATCATAACTTCTTCTACTATGATATAAATACCACTACAAACAAACTAGACTCTAATCTATCTAAAGATATAAGTCTAGATACTATGATATCTTATCTATGCCTAGATGAGCTAAGAACAGATAATAAAACTGATGAAGAGTTCTTTAATAACCTTAACAAAAGAAATAAAAAACTAGCATATTCACCAAAAGAGCTTATGCTACAAGGAGTTAAAACATTGCTAACAATAAGTCCATCAAACTCAATAGATATAAAGCAAAGAGATGAAATTTATGAGATGTATAAAGCAAATAAAAGCACCTCAAAACAAGCCCTACCAATAGACAAATACAACGAAGCTATGGAGATACTAGAAGACTTTAAAAATGGAAATTTAAATACCAATGTATGTGAAGTAGATAATAAATCAAGAAGACTACTAAAGGCATTAGATGTAATAGGAAACAACAATGTAAAGGGTATGTATGTGGGGTGTAAGATAAACAACGAGGACAAGGGAGACAAGGTAATTCCTCCTCGCCTAATAGGTCGCCTAGCTACTACCATAATAATGGAAGATGGTCTATATATAGGATAAGCTATGAAGAAGATCATATTTATCATCATAACTCTTTTAGCGGTCATAGTAGTAGCAGTAATAAGCAAAGGAAAATTACAAGATAAAGGAAATTTAATGGATAATACTAATACGTATACGGTTATAGCACTTAACGGTAGAGAGGTAAAATTTGATAAAAATACAAATTTAATAGTTGCAAAGCATGATAGTAATAGACAGCTAGCTCCAGATCTTGCAGCTAAACTAGTCCTAGACTCCCGCTCCATCCTAGACTCATCTCCATATAAAGACTATAAACCACTACACTATAATCCTAAACCAAATTCTCTAGGTCAAACAGACTATCTATCATTTAAGCCTTGGCTAGATATTAGCTATAAATCAAGTTCAAACAAGATAGCCCCTTGGACTAAAACAGAAAAAGCTTATTATGAAAGTCTAAAAGATAAAAGAGATAGATATATCTATCTAGTAAAAAGAAGCAATCTAAAATGCACTATGGTAGATATCCCAGAAGATGCTATAGGTAGAGTAGATAGCAATGGCAAACTAACAAAGCCTGAATACACTGAAATTTATGATGAAGTAGATAGAAATAAAAATACACTTAAATCAGAACTATTTATAGGAGAGTGGGGAATTTGTGCTGGAGTATTAGGAGATAGTGAATCACTAGGCAATGGAAATGAAGGTGGATTTAAAGCAAGAGAATTTCAAGCAGTATTTTTAGCAGCCCAACTAGGAGAAGTAGAAGCATTACATGTATTAGCAGATTGCTTTAAATACTATACATATACAGTTGGAGTAAATAAAAATTTAGACACCTACGAAAAAATTCTTAAACTATATAAAAATCCCCCACTAGATGAATATGGCATGATGCCCTATCTTGATGAGATAGTAGGAAGCTATTTCGTGATGGATTTTAATAGGGGTGGGGTAGCGCAAAATACTTCTGGTTCAATTCATAGACATTTAAGAAAATTAGTAGAAGATGAAGGAAAACTACTAGACCCTAGAGACTTTGATGCAAACGAGACTACAAGGGAAGAATTTGTGAGCTATGTAAATAAAGAAATGAAATTTTACCAAGATAAATTTGATGAGTATGCTTTTCCAAACACATGGGACGATCGCGATTTAAGTCTCTACATCGACTCCACCCTCCTAGAAGCCAAAATAATGTCTCTAACTCCACCTGAAGGTTATCCTAATGCACCATACTATAACACACCAGAAGAGCTAACAAGACTATATGAGGCTGGTAAATTAGATAAAAAGCTAAACCCTCTAACACCAGTGATGTATAGAGAAAGTTTTCCTGAAGATCTCAGGCAAAAGATATTAAGCTATGCAAAAGAGCATAATATAAAGGATTAAATAATAAATTTAATATCTATGGCTCCAAACGGGGCCAAATATAAATATATTAAGCCACTACAATCAAAGACATAGGCATCTATATGGTAACCGACCTAATAGAACTTTATAAAACCTCATATGAAAAACTAGAAGAAAACTATAAAAAGGTAATGCACGCAGGCAATATATTTATCACACTATTAACTTAAAAAAATAAATTAATTTTAAGAGATAATTAGACTTTTTTATAAGAAAAATCGCAAATAGCGATCTATACAAATTCTGATAAAGAATTTCAATATATTTTAATATCAAAATGAGCTAAATTTTGAAAAAATTAAAGCGTATTTTTAAACTTGCTTTTAACTTTTTTGTTATAATATCCCATCAAAAATAAAAAGGATATTTTTTATCCTAATTAAGGTTTTAAATTTGAGAGTATATTTAGACAATAACGCTACAACAATGGTTGATCCTGAAGCTTTTGAGCTTATGAAGCCATATTTTTGTGAAAAAT
Proteins encoded in this region:
- a CDS encoding tRNA 2-selenouridine synthase codes for the protein MKFTAFILLLLTSIFLIACSANQANKKISNSELENLAKQYGGVYIFDEKFEKEVEIKEKIRREAELKIINASTTDAEMRKNLKGFDEKYPQTLSNGKKYYTRWIDYENQTGKEAKVPEVYINKIKEFIGDDFSKQRPELLMLYLYEDKDMAIPVTVRVSYTYVKTSYGLYGNEGRGFKLSKQNFVTRTSKDRFILTNNKFIKANKDK
- a CDS encoding diadenosine tetraphosphate hydrolase; this encodes MQTKKSNKELINCFKDYIDISDASYAMLHNVFENERNGLDELYDK
- a CDS encoding tRNA 2-selenouridine synthase translates to MKFLAITLLLLTSIFLIACSANQANKKISNSELENLAKQYGGVYIFDEKFEKEIEIKEKLRREAELKIINASTTDAEMRKNLKGFDEKYPQTLSNGKKYYTSWLDYERDTGKKAEIPEKYINKIKELMGSDNYKKSPNRPILVGFYEDNNQIVPIELSMSYTYYKTKYGLFGDEGMGIRFKDEERIFIPGGNKFILINNKFIKANKDK
- a CDS encoding Mbeg1-like protein, with product MQTKKSNKELINCFKDYIDIADASYAMLHNVFENERNGLDELYDKFGKDNVPENIVNSYREDEKKKPIWRYSDNIHLGDKITESNQTKQSRLNNCKLGDPTAYALCIEARFMADKFVKDPNSEENEKPKKLENNVKRFITTPADKNGNKANPKIFYTTESLSPRTKLFVNRYELVKHIPNQKSGFSSTIFYDTLKSNYIIGFRGTEMKINDLLDDAFMAITSRALMQISALKSLQSSMQEAINSHSQNLSGLDNTAKDIILSGHSLGGHLAQIYAVTFKDSGVKELYTYNAPGIYGGILASAFTWSLRLLSFVAKAIAKGARWIARVIDKDGFIGKMVGSVFNKIKGMFGFKDDKSSVDEYVDVVKNNEQAQKTLADKKVSSNINKASKEKDIDIEIHHIESVKQSINRDEDSFSKDVAVLIEPTFSVISDLGYKLGIDTTGEVKYENTENRHLVNILIRSHFLKESVLVLYMLCYLLENKENEAKIEGKDIAEALDYLNEYIQSLKFKLKCIRSKLNLNVNIDDISDASMLDTPLYIFYAYLNLFYEYGKFGDENFKQDMVGYIIENLGSIIDKNSNKEAHLVKILDIDDLDKLDATKIVSDARAGDIDMLVAICALNLFVFEKKIDVNEIGKYFSYSKNIYKNITILRDNRVDIAEASIFVKDRIDMLKSIINLKYADLVKLKENENFLASIDSKDISSSDEAIVIANNKSAQNNDDVAYNNKVATDDIKALMNESVGSIFYKNNDTLSVSAVDKSIVDVEVLKEIFKLDSKNMNQRIYLNSALLSKANEEEDYPLYFKDEKYNSDENIPLNFTHQPRDEDKDIGRLNVAYRNSQANILNYSLLNKSLNINLKPMSKKTKEALSNLNQRQNLQKDNQSKEISSTATSCPVIEDDTIICPHGGHVILKSRAGRSIRSDDQGVILDVDFINSPIVGCSARTPCVIVAYVPRSALSLKSMNDHYAVMQDLVPNCLSNTGSSLRCIKKENKLKLEHSLSNPMFENNNLAVQNPNLNKPLIRLHIKAFASQIDNLLVTTYYLFDKKFEDKNGFSKIKLNLDEGRDVEDKNLKALLADNYDDKRYDIKEFKLRYGVDKLNLIFVVPKNFSSLDKENYKKANSPESGVGFFASLDEFNSSNIEKNRRTYTYVFMSPTGAKSIELEIAKGLDSGYTNDINTTSFVMLVS
- a CDS encoding thioredoxin reductase, with amino-acid sequence MKKIIFIIITLLAVIVVAVISKGKLQDKGNLMDNTNTYTVIALNGREVKFDKNTNLIVAKHDSNRQLAPDLAAKLVLDSRSILDSSPYKDYKPLHYNPKPNSLGQTDYLSFKPWLDISYKSSSNKIAPWTKTEKAYYESLKDKRDRYIYLVKRSNLKCTMVDIPEDAIGRVDSNGKLTKPEYTEIYDEVDRNKNTLKSELFIGEWGICAGVLGDSESLGNGNEGGFKAREFQAVFLAAQLGEVEALHVLADCFKYYTYTVGVNKNLDTYEKILKLYKNPPLDEYGMMPYLDEIVGSYFVMDFNRGGVAQNTSGSIHRHLRKLVEDEGKLLDPRDFDANETTREEFVSYVNKEMKFYQDKFDEYAFPNTWDDRDLSLYIDSTLLEAKIMSLTPPEGYPNAPYYNTPEELTRLYEAGKLDKKLNPLTPVMYRESFPEDLRQKILSYAKEHNIKD